The Eubacteriales bacterium genomic sequence GATACTTTTACCTGTAAATTGTTCTCATATAATGCACTGTTATAAATATCAGGATAAGATGCTTCTATGCTTTCATATTTAAAAGAATATAATCTCTCATAACGCTGATCGAAGGTTTCCTGAATAAACCCATCCTCAAAATTACCGCTAAATATTACTTTGCCATGATAATCATATAACGTACCCTGCCCGTTAAAAGTACCGTCTTCGTAATATCCTTCATACTGAAGAACATCCTTAAAATACTCCTTGCCTTCTCCGTTCAACGCATCATTTTGATAAAGCCCTGTTTCAACAAATCCATCGTCCCACGTTGTCTTTCCTTGGCCGCTTAAGTGCCCGTTAACCCAGTAACCTTCATAAGTCCAGTTTGAATCGTCTGATTTCATACAATAAAACGATCCGTATCCATTTGGTAATCCGTTTGAAATACTTCCCGTATATGTACCGGTGCGCTGGCCAAAAGTAAAATCTAAAGTCGTTTGCTGATCGGTAACATATTCCTGTGCAGCAGTTTGTTGCGTATAGGTTGGAGTTATTTGTTCAGTGTATACTGGAAATTGCAATTGATAACTGCATGCTGACAAAGCAAGTATAGTAAACAAAGATGACAAAATAAAAAGAAACCGTCTCATAATAATACCTCCTGTTTAATTCATTTTTAGAATTTAATATGCAAGTATTACCTCATATTTTAAGTATATCAAAAAAAAGCCTTGTAAACTACGCTATTTTTTAGAAAAAATGTAATTTTTTTAAATGTTAGTAAAAATATTCAATCGAAAATAATTATATTCGATTCCCTGCCTTTTTCTCAAAATTCCAACACCATGTTGCGTTATGTTCAACATTGGATTATAATTATCACATCGAACAATTTTATAGTTATAAAAAAGTTTATTGAAGGTGAACAATATATGAAAACAGAAAAGACAGACCGCCGTGTTAAATTAACAAAACAGCTAATTAAAGAAAGCCTGGTTGAACTGATGCAGGAACAGCCAATTTCCAGAATATCAGTAAAAATGTTGTGCGAAGCTGCCGATATCAACAGAAGCACATTTTATGCGCACTATACTGATACATACGACCTGCTGCGTCAGATTCAATGCGATGTTATTTCTGAAATCTCAGAATATATATCACAAAGTGCTTTTTCTGAACAATCTCAATTAACTGTACAGGCAATGTCACATATATTGGAGTATGCGAAGGAAAACTCGAAGTTATTAAAAGTTTTGCTAAGCGAAAATGG encodes the following:
- a CDS encoding TetR/AcrR family transcriptional regulator C-terminal domain-containing protein codes for the protein MKTEKTDRRVKLTKQLIKESLVELMQEQPISRISVKMLCEAADINRSTFYAHYTDTYDLLRQIQCDVISEISEYISQSAFSEQSQLTVQAMSHILEYAKENSKLLKVLLSENGDFNFQKDIMLLAQQKTINELKTMENLDKRISEYLQLFTITGALSVMEKWLKDGMQESTQEMAQMCSTLLYNGLSGYFIP